A window of Pseudodesulfovibrio hydrargyri contains these coding sequences:
- a CDS encoding sigma-54 interaction domain-containing protein, which translates to MSLNLDGIIGNSPALAKVFKVLGKVAPTDSTVLVMGESGTGKELLVRALHRNSERRDMPFVPINCGAIPRELLESELFGHEKGAFTHAIRSRPGRFELADGGTIFLDEIGEMDLSLQVKILRALQEKEIERVGGTSIKKVDVRVVAATNRDLEGEVASGRFREDLFYRLNVIPLNLPPLRERGMDILLLAEHFLNRHCGSKARKPLALSDKAREMLLTYSWPGNVRELENFMERLTILCDDCEVRPEDLPDKIFADIGEKPLRKEEKVVPMRPAGFAWPSLKDMRDKDLKLKDFLEAIEGRLLAEALEQADGIKNKAAELVGIKRTTLIEKLKKRDLL; encoded by the coding sequence ATGTCGCTCAACCTGGACGGCATCATCGGGAACAGTCCGGCCCTGGCCAAGGTCTTCAAAGTCCTGGGCAAGGTCGCGCCCACGGACAGCACGGTGCTGGTCATGGGCGAATCCGGGACCGGCAAGGAGTTGCTGGTCCGGGCGCTGCACCGCAACAGCGAGCGGCGCGACATGCCGTTCGTGCCCATCAACTGCGGGGCGATCCCCAGGGAACTGCTCGAGTCCGAGCTGTTCGGGCACGAGAAGGGCGCCTTCACCCACGCCATCCGCTCCCGGCCGGGCCGCTTCGAATTGGCCGACGGCGGGACCATCTTCCTGGACGAGATCGGGGAGATGGACCTGTCGCTGCAGGTCAAGATCCTGCGCGCCCTCCAGGAGAAGGAGATCGAGCGGGTGGGCGGCACCTCCATCAAGAAGGTGGACGTGCGCGTGGTGGCCGCCACCAACCGGGACCTGGAGGGAGAGGTGGCCTCGGGCCGGTTTCGCGAGGACCTTTTCTACCGCCTCAACGTCATCCCCCTGAATCTGCCTCCCCTGCGCGAGCGCGGCATGGACATCCTGCTCCTGGCCGAGCATTTCCTGAACCGGCACTGCGGCAGCAAGGCCCGCAAGCCGCTGGCCCTGTCCGACAAGGCGCGGGAAATGCTCCTGACATATTCCTGGCCCGGCAACGTGCGCGAGCTGGAGAACTTCATGGAGCGGCTGACCATCCTGTGCGACGACTGCGAGGTCCGGCCCGAGGACCTGCCGGACAAGATATTCGCGGACATCGGCGAGAAGCCGCTCAGGAAGGAAGAGAAGGTCGTGCCCATGCGCCCGGCCGGATTCGCCTGGCCCTCGCTCAAGGACATGCGCGACAAGGATCTCAAGCTCAAGGACTTCCTGGAGGCCATCGAGGGCCGCCTGCTGGCCGAGGCCCTGGAACAGGCCGACGGGATCAAGAACAAGGCCGCCGAGCTGGTCGGCATAAAGCGGACCACCCTCATCGAGAAGTTGAAAAAAAGGGATTTGCTGTAA